In a single window of the Centroberyx gerrardi isolate f3 chromosome 17, fCenGer3.hap1.cur.20231027, whole genome shotgun sequence genome:
- the cox16 gene encoding cytochrome c oxidase assembly protein COX16 homolog, mitochondrial produces the protein MFSLKALQKNKTVRYGVPMLLLIVGGSFGLREFTQIRYDAQKIRRKLDPSLEAKVSIQRQPVMLEEEYEKMKETNLDEWKNIRGPRPWEDSKEYQEQQRSRQNKEG, from the exons ATGTTCAGTCTGAAGGCgttgcagaaaaacaaaacagtcagaTATGGCGTCCCTATGCTT TTGCTCATAGTTGGAGGTTCCTTTGGCCTACGAGAGTTTACACAGATCCGCTATGACGCCCAGAAGATCAGAAGAAAG CTGGATCCTTCACTGGAGGCCAAAGTGAGCATCCAGAGGCAGCCAGTCATGCTGGAGGAGGAGTACGAG aaGATGAAGGAGACGAACTTGGACGAATGGAAGAACATCCGTGGTCCTCGTCCCTGGGAGGACTCCAAGGAATACCAGGAGCAGCAGCGCAGCAGGCAGAACAAAGAGGGCTGA